A single genomic interval of Streptomyces sp. NBC_00663 harbors:
- a CDS encoding MFS transporter has product MPLALLALAVGAFGIGTTEFVMMGLLPEVADDLHISLPTAGHLVSAYALGVVIGAPLLAAVTARMSRRTVLVALMALFVIGNAASAFAPDHDWLLVARFASGLPHGAFFGVGAVVATNMVAPERRARSVSLMFLGLTVANVAGVPVATLMGQHLGWRATFLGVSAIGLAAIAALAALIPHDRVAPTHGGLRGELAALKSLPVWLALGTTVAGFGALFAAYSYITPMLTDSAGYADTSVTLLLALFGVGATAGNLVGGRLADHAMRATLFGGLVSLVVVLGAFPLLMSTPVSAAVGVVLLGVAAFVTGSPLQLMVMEKASSAPSLASSANQAAFNLANAGGAWIGGLALAAGFGVTSPALAGAALAVLGLGVAGTAAAVDRRRATAPTTVRERVIASHLPDPLDATLTH; this is encoded by the coding sequence ATGCCCCTCGCCCTGCTCGCCCTCGCCGTGGGCGCCTTCGGGATCGGCACCACCGAGTTCGTCATGATGGGCCTGCTGCCCGAGGTCGCGGACGACCTGCACATCTCCCTCCCCACCGCCGGCCACCTGGTCTCGGCGTACGCGCTCGGCGTCGTCATCGGCGCCCCGCTGCTCGCCGCGGTCACCGCGCGCATGTCCCGCCGTACGGTCCTCGTCGCGCTGATGGCCCTGTTCGTCATCGGCAACGCGGCCTCCGCCTTCGCGCCCGACCATGACTGGCTGCTGGTCGCCCGCTTCGCCAGCGGCCTGCCGCACGGCGCCTTCTTCGGTGTCGGGGCCGTCGTCGCCACGAACATGGTCGCGCCGGAGCGCAGGGCCCGGTCGGTGTCGCTGATGTTCCTCGGGCTGACCGTCGCCAACGTCGCGGGCGTGCCGGTCGCCACGCTCATGGGCCAGCACCTGGGCTGGCGGGCCACCTTCCTCGGCGTGAGCGCCATAGGCCTCGCCGCCATCGCGGCCCTGGCGGCGCTGATCCCGCACGACCGGGTGGCGCCGACGCACGGCGGACTGCGCGGCGAGCTCGCGGCCCTGAAGTCCCTCCCCGTCTGGCTGGCCCTCGGTACGACCGTCGCGGGCTTCGGCGCGCTCTTCGCCGCGTACAGCTACATCACGCCGATGCTGACCGACTCCGCCGGGTACGCCGACACCAGCGTCACGCTGCTGCTCGCGCTGTTCGGCGTGGGCGCCACGGCCGGCAACCTGGTGGGCGGACGGCTGGCCGACCACGCCATGCGGGCCACCCTGTTCGGCGGCCTGGTCTCGCTGGTCGTCGTCCTCGGCGCCTTCCCGCTGCTGATGAGCACGCCGGTGAGCGCCGCCGTGGGCGTCGTCCTGCTCGGCGTGGCCGCGTTCGTCACCGGCTCGCCGCTCCAGCTCATGGTCATGGAGAAGGCCTCGTCGGCCCCCTCGCTGGCCTCCTCCGCCAACCAGGCCGCCTTCAACCTGGCGAACGCCGGGGGAGCGTGGATCGGCGGCCTCGCGCTGGCCGCGGGGTTCGGGGTGACCTCCCCGGCCCTGGCGGGCGCGGCGCTCGCCGTGCTGGGCCTCGGCGTGGCGGGCACGGCGGCCGCGGTGGACCGACGCCGGGCAACGGCCCCGACGACCGTCCGGGAACGCGTCATCGCCTCCCACCTGCCCGACCCACTGGACGCGACCCTCACCCACTGA
- a CDS encoding NAD(+) synthase: MNFRSIYQHGFARVAACTGHTVIADPPANAEAVLRHARRCSDEGVAVAVFPEMVLCGYSIEDLLLQDALLDEVEAALATVVAGSAGLLPVLVVGAPLRHRNRVYNCAVIVHRGRVLGVVPKSYPPNYREFYERRQIGDGADERGGSIRVGGSEVPFGVDLLFEASDVPGLVLHAEICEDMWVPVPPSAEAALAGATVLANLSGSPITVGRAEDRKLLCRSASSRCLAAYVYAAAGLGESTTDLSWDGQTMVYENGVLLAETERFPLADEYAVADVDLDLLRQERLRMGTFDDNRRTHRARTGDFRTVGFELDPPLTDLGLRRRLERFPFVPADAARLAQDCFEAYNIQVQGLQQRLASIGGSKVVIGVSGGLDSTHALIVAARAMDRAGRPRSDILAWTLPGFATSDHTKDNAHKLMNSLGVTAAELDITPTARLMLAEMGHPFASGEPVYDVTFENVQAGLRTDYLFRLANQRGGIVLGTGDLSELALGWSTYGVGDQMSHYNVNGGVPKTLIQHLIRWVISSGQFGDETGRTLAAILDTEISPELVPGEEMQSTESKIGPYALHDFTLFHVLRYGFRPSKIAFLAWHAWRDAEAGAWPPGFPEAKRVAYDLPEIAKWLEVFCRRYFGFAQFKRSAMPNGPKVSAGGSLSPRGDWRAPSDSSARTWLRDLERFEELRTGDGATTTP; this comes from the coding sequence TTGAACTTCCGGTCGATCTATCAGCACGGCTTCGCGCGGGTGGCCGCCTGCACGGGCCACACCGTCATCGCCGATCCGCCCGCAAACGCCGAAGCGGTCCTGCGTCACGCGCGCCGGTGCTCGGACGAGGGGGTCGCGGTCGCGGTCTTCCCCGAGATGGTGCTGTGCGGGTACTCCATCGAGGACCTGCTGCTCCAGGACGCGCTGCTCGACGAGGTCGAGGCGGCGCTCGCGACCGTGGTGGCCGGGTCCGCGGGCCTGCTGCCGGTGCTGGTCGTGGGCGCGCCGCTGCGGCATCGCAACCGGGTCTACAACTGCGCGGTGATCGTGCACCGCGGCCGGGTCCTCGGCGTCGTACCGAAGTCGTACCCGCCGAACTACCGCGAGTTCTACGAGCGCCGGCAGATCGGCGACGGCGCGGACGAACGCGGCGGCTCGATCCGGGTCGGCGGTTCCGAGGTCCCGTTCGGCGTGGATCTCCTCTTCGAGGCGTCCGACGTGCCCGGTCTCGTCCTCCACGCCGAGATCTGCGAGGACATGTGGGTGCCGGTGCCGCCGAGCGCGGAGGCGGCCCTCGCCGGGGCGACCGTGCTGGCCAACCTGTCCGGCAGCCCGATCACGGTCGGGCGGGCCGAGGACCGCAAGCTGCTGTGCCGCTCGGCGTCGTCGCGCTGTCTCGCCGCGTACGTCTACGCGGCGGCCGGGCTGGGCGAGTCGACCACCGACCTGTCCTGGGACGGCCAGACGATGGTCTACGAGAACGGCGTACTGCTCGCCGAGACTGAGCGGTTCCCTCTCGCGGACGAGTACGCCGTCGCCGACGTCGACCTCGACCTGCTGCGGCAGGAGCGGCTGCGGATGGGCACGTTCGACGACAACCGCCGTACGCACCGGGCACGGACGGGCGACTTCCGCACGGTCGGCTTCGAGCTGGACCCGCCGCTGACGGACCTGGGGCTGCGGCGGCGTCTGGAGCGCTTCCCGTTCGTGCCGGCCGACGCCGCCCGGCTCGCCCAGGACTGCTTCGAGGCGTACAACATCCAGGTCCAGGGCCTCCAGCAGCGGCTCGCCTCGATCGGCGGCTCGAAGGTCGTCATCGGTGTCTCCGGCGGTCTGGACTCCACCCACGCGCTGATCGTCGCCGCCCGCGCGATGGACCGCGCCGGGCGCCCGCGCAGCGACATCCTGGCCTGGACGCTGCCCGGCTTCGCCACCAGCGACCACACGAAGGACAACGCGCACAAGCTGATGAACTCCCTCGGCGTCACCGCGGCCGAGCTGGACATCACACCGACCGCGCGGCTGATGCTGGCGGAGATGGGGCACCCGTTCGCGTCCGGCGAGCCGGTGTACGACGTCACCTTCGAGAACGTCCAGGCGGGCCTGCGCACCGACTACCTCTTCCGGCTGGCCAACCAGCGCGGCGGCATCGTGCTCGGCACCGGTGACCTCTCCGAGCTGGCGCTCGGCTGGTCGACGTACGGCGTGGGCGACCAGATGAGCCACTACAACGTCAACGGCGGCGTCCCGAAGACGCTGATCCAGCACCTCATCCGGTGGGTCATCAGCAGCGGCCAGTTCGGCGACGAGACCGGCAGGACCCTCGCCGCGATCCTCGACACGGAGATCAGCCCGGAGCTGGTGCCGGGTGAGGAGATGCAGTCGACGGAGTCGAAGATCGGCCCGTACGCGCTGCACGACTTCACGCTCTTCCACGTCCTGCGCTACGGCTTCCGCCCGTCGAAGATCGCCTTCCTCGCCTGGCACGCCTGGCGGGACGCGGAGGCCGGCGCGTGGCCGCCCGGTTTCCCCGAGGCCAAGCGGGTCGCCTACGACCTGCCCGAGATCGCCAAGTGGCTGGAGGTCTTCTGCCGCCGCTACTTCGGCTTCGCCCAGTTCAAGCGCTCGGCCATGCCGAACGGCCCGAAGGTCTCGGCAGGCGGCTCCCTGTCTCCCCGCGGCGACTGGCGTGCACCGTCGGACAGTTCGGCACGGACGTGGCTGCGGGACCTGGAGCGGTTCGAGGAGCTGAGGACGGGCGACGGGGCGACGACCACGCCGTAG
- a CDS encoding S53 family peptidase: protein MAATLPMIAGALALGIPAAHASDSPARDTLTGTKPAWATTKADKGATADSSRVSARVYLAGRDAAGLAAYAKSVSDPSSASYGKYLSAGQAQSRFGATKAQVAAVRSWLTSAGLKVTGVSQHYVSVTGDVAAAEKAFGTQLHNYAKGSKTYRAPSKTASAPESLNGAVLTVTGLDNAPHKADHDEQLPGPGAVFKNSGPFSSYYGSNIASTLPDAYGTKIPYAVQGYTGKQLRAAYGAGKYTGKGVRVAITDAFASPTIAYDAATYAKKHGDAAYTTGQLKQVLPKNYTHTGADECDASGWYGEETLDVEAVHAVAPDAQITYVGAASCYDDDLLDSLSKIVDNHLADIVSNSWGDIEANQTPDLAAAYDQVFQFGAVEGIGFYFSSGDNGDEVANTGTKQVDTPANSAWVTAVGGTSLAVGKGDKYLWETGWGTEKATLSTDGKSWTNFPGAFTSGAGGGTSKTVAEPFYQKGVVPDALAKANNAAGNRVVPDISAIADPNTGFKVGQTQTFPDGSEKYSEYRIGGTSLASPVIAAVQALAQEARGGKAIGFANPSIYAKYGSKVYHDVTDNPTKSGLAVARVDFVNGYDATDGLATSVRSLGKDSSLVAVKGYDPVTGVGTPTNGYVESYKRR, encoded by the coding sequence ATGGCAGCGACACTGCCCATGATCGCCGGCGCGCTCGCGCTCGGTATACCCGCGGCGCACGCCTCGGACTCCCCGGCCCGTGACACGCTGACCGGAACCAAGCCCGCGTGGGCCACGACCAAGGCCGACAAGGGTGCCACCGCCGACAGTTCGCGGGTCTCGGCCCGGGTCTATCTGGCGGGCCGGGACGCGGCCGGCCTCGCCGCGTACGCGAAGTCCGTGTCCGACCCGTCCTCGGCGTCGTACGGCAAGTACCTGAGCGCCGGCCAGGCGCAGTCCCGCTTCGGCGCGACGAAGGCTCAGGTCGCCGCCGTGAGGTCCTGGCTGACCTCGGCCGGCCTGAAGGTCACCGGGGTTTCGCAGCACTACGTCTCCGTCACCGGTGACGTGGCCGCCGCCGAGAAGGCGTTCGGCACCCAGCTGCACAACTACGCCAAGGGCTCGAAGACTTACCGCGCGCCGTCGAAGACCGCGTCCGCGCCGGAGAGCCTGAACGGTGCCGTCCTGACCGTCACCGGCCTGGACAACGCCCCGCACAAGGCGGACCACGACGAGCAACTGCCGGGCCCCGGAGCCGTGTTCAAGAACTCCGGCCCGTTCTCGTCGTACTACGGCTCCAACATCGCGAGCACGCTGCCCGACGCGTACGGCACGAAGATCCCGTACGCCGTGCAGGGGTACACCGGCAAGCAGCTGCGTGCCGCCTACGGGGCGGGCAAGTACACAGGCAAGGGGGTGCGCGTCGCCATCACGGACGCGTTCGCCTCCCCGACCATCGCCTACGACGCGGCCACCTACGCGAAGAAGCACGGCGACGCGGCCTACACCACGGGCCAGTTGAAGCAGGTCCTGCCCAAGAACTACACCCACACCGGCGCCGACGAGTGCGACGCCTCCGGCTGGTACGGCGAGGAGACCCTCGACGTCGAGGCCGTGCACGCGGTCGCGCCGGACGCGCAGATCACGTACGTGGGTGCCGCGTCCTGCTACGACGACGATCTGCTGGACTCGCTCAGCAAGATCGTCGACAACCACCTCGCCGACATCGTCTCCAACTCCTGGGGCGACATCGAGGCCAACCAGACGCCGGATCTCGCGGCCGCCTACGACCAGGTCTTCCAGTTCGGCGCGGTCGAGGGCATCGGCTTCTACTTCTCCTCCGGCGACAACGGCGACGAGGTCGCCAACACCGGTACGAAGCAGGTCGACACCCCGGCCAACTCGGCGTGGGTGACGGCGGTCGGCGGTACCTCGCTGGCCGTCGGCAAGGGCGACAAGTACCTGTGGGAGACCGGCTGGGGCACCGAGAAGGCCACGCTGTCCACGGACGGCAAGAGCTGGACGAACTTCCCCGGCGCGTTCACCTCCGGTGCGGGCGGCGGCACCAGCAAGACGGTCGCCGAGCCCTTCTACCAGAAGGGTGTCGTCCCGGACGCGCTGGCGAAGGCCAACAACGCGGCCGGTAACCGGGTGGTCCCGGACATCTCCGCGATCGCCGACCCCAACACCGGTTTCAAGGTCGGGCAGACGCAGACCTTCCCGGACGGCTCGGAGAAGTACAGCGAGTACCGCATCGGCGGCACGTCGCTGGCCTCCCCGGTCATCGCGGCCGTGCAGGCGCTCGCGCAGGAGGCCCGCGGCGGCAAGGCGATCGGCTTCGCCAACCCGTCGATCTACGCCAAGTACGGGTCGAAGGTCTACCACGACGTCACCGACAACCCGACGAAGTCGGGGCTCGCGGTGGCCCGCGTCGACTTCGTGAACGGGTACGACGCGACGGACGGTCTGGCGACGTCGGTGCGGTCGCTGGGCAAGGACAGCTCGCTGGTCGCGGTGAAGGGGTACGACCCTGTCACCGGCGTGGGCACGCCCACGAACGGCTACGTGGAGTCGTACAAGCGCCGCTAG
- a CDS encoding DUF305 domain-containing protein — translation MRQVGWIAGTAAAVLVAAGAVTYAVADGDDSTATPTADSADAGFARDMAVHHQQAVEMSFIVRDRTKNEDVRRLAFDIAQTQANQRGMLLGWLDLWELPKVSSDPPMTWMDMGGMADGKDGALMPGMATNTELKELGKLSGKQAEILYLQLMTEHHKGGIHMAEGCVARCTVKVEKDIAQGMVNAQESEIDLMTDMLKERGAKPRS, via the coding sequence GTGAGGCAGGTCGGCTGGATCGCGGGGACCGCGGCGGCGGTGCTCGTCGCGGCCGGCGCGGTCACCTACGCGGTCGCCGACGGCGACGACTCCACGGCCACGCCCACCGCCGACTCCGCGGACGCGGGCTTCGCGCGGGACATGGCGGTGCACCACCAGCAGGCGGTGGAGATGTCGTTCATCGTGCGCGACCGCACCAAGAACGAGGACGTGCGCCGGCTCGCGTTCGACATCGCGCAGACCCAGGCCAACCAGCGCGGCATGCTGCTGGGCTGGCTGGATCTGTGGGAGCTGCCGAAGGTGTCCTCCGACCCGCCGATGACCTGGATGGACATGGGCGGCATGGCCGACGGCAAGGACGGCGCGCTGATGCCGGGCATGGCGACCAACACCGAGCTGAAAGAACTGGGGAAGCTCAGCGGCAAGCAGGCCGAGATCCTCTATCTCCAGCTGATGACCGAGCACCACAAGGGCGGCATCCACATGGCCGAGGGCTGTGTCGCGCGCTGCACGGTGAAGGTGGAGAAGGACATCGCGCAGGGCATGGTCAACGCGCAGGAGTCCGAGATCGATCTGATGACGGACATGCTCAAGGAGCGTGGCGCGAAACCGCGTTCCTAG
- a CDS encoding DUF3105 domain-containing protein, producing MGSAKKKESAARQARIAEMRRAEQARERRNRLLTIGASVAVVAALVVGAVVLVQSQDDDSTASDSKTPGHWTMGKDGVKTWSAKLSQTHVTKTVKYPMTPPAGGDHNAVWQNCNGDVYTKALDNMNAVHSLEHGAVWVTYTSKAKKADVEALAAKVKATPYTLMSPYEDQADPIMLTAWGHQRTVTSASDPNVAKFFEKYVQGEQTPEKGAVCTGGKAQ from the coding sequence ATGGGCTCCGCCAAGAAGAAGGAATCCGCCGCACGGCAGGCGCGCATAGCCGAGATGCGGCGGGCCGAGCAGGCTCGCGAGCGCCGCAACCGGCTGCTCACGATCGGGGCGAGCGTGGCGGTCGTGGCCGCTCTCGTCGTCGGCGCCGTCGTGCTCGTGCAGTCGCAGGACGACGACAGCACCGCGTCCGACTCGAAGACCCCGGGGCACTGGACCATGGGCAAGGACGGCGTGAAGACGTGGTCGGCGAAGCTGAGCCAGACCCATGTCACCAAGACGGTGAAGTACCCGATGACGCCCCCGGCCGGCGGTGACCACAACGCGGTCTGGCAGAACTGCAACGGCGATGTATACACCAAGGCGCTCGACAACATGAACGCCGTGCACTCGCTGGAGCACGGCGCGGTCTGGGTGACGTACACCAGCAAGGCCAAGAAGGCCGACGTGGAGGCGCTCGCGGCGAAGGTGAAGGCGACGCCGTACACGCTGATGAGCCCGTACGAGGACCAGGCGGACCCGATCATGCTGACGGCGTGGGGCCACCAGCGCACGGTGACGAGCGCGAGCGACCCGAACGTCGCGAAGTTCTTCGAGAAGTACGTCCAGGGCGAGCAGACGCCCGAGAAGGGCGCGGTGTGCACGGGCGGTAAGGCGCAGTGA
- a CDS encoding glutamine synthetase family protein — translation MDKQQEFVLRTLEERDIRFVRLWFTDVLGFLKSVAVAPAELEQAFDEGIGFDGSAIEGFARVYESDMIAKPDPSTFQILPWRAEAPGTARMFCDILMPDGSPSFADPRYVLKRALARTSDLGFTFYTHPEIEFFLLKDKPLDGTRPTPADNSGYFDHTPQNIGMDFRRQAITMLESMGISVEFSHHEGAPGQQEIDLRYADALSTADNIMTFRLVMKQVALEQGVQATFMPKPFSEHPGSGMHTHLSLFEGDRNAFYESGSEYQLSKVGRSFIAGLLKHSAEISAVTNQWVNSYKRIWGGSERTAGAGGEAPSYICWGHNNRSALVRVPMYKPGKTGSARIEVRSIDSGANPYLAYAVLLAAGLKGIEEGYELPPGAEDDVWALSDAERRAMGIEPLPQNLGEALTLMERSDLVAETLGEHVFDFFLRNKRQEWEEYRSEVTAFELRKNLPVL, via the coding sequence ATGGACAAGCAGCAGGAGTTCGTGCTCCGGACGTTGGAGGAGCGCGACATCCGGTTCGTACGCCTGTGGTTCACGGACGTGCTGGGCTTCCTCAAGTCCGTCGCCGTGGCCCCGGCCGAACTGGAACAGGCCTTCGACGAGGGCATCGGCTTCGACGGCTCGGCGATCGAGGGCTTCGCCCGGGTCTACGAGTCCGACATGATCGCCAAGCCGGACCCCTCGACGTTCCAGATCCTCCCCTGGCGCGCGGAGGCCCCCGGTACGGCCCGGATGTTCTGCGACATCCTGATGCCGGACGGCTCCCCGTCCTTCGCGGACCCGCGCTATGTGCTCAAGCGCGCCCTGGCCCGCACCTCCGACCTGGGTTTCACCTTCTACACCCACCCGGAGATCGAGTTCTTCCTCCTGAAGGACAAGCCGCTGGACGGCACGCGCCCGACCCCGGCCGACAACTCCGGCTACTTCGACCACACCCCGCAGAACATCGGCATGGACTTCCGCCGCCAGGCGATCACCATGCTGGAGTCGATGGGCATCTCGGTCGAGTTCTCCCACCACGAGGGCGCCCCCGGCCAGCAGGAGATCGACCTCCGCTATGCCGACGCGCTCTCCACGGCGGACAACATCATGACGTTCCGCCTGGTCATGAAGCAGGTGGCGCTGGAGCAGGGCGTCCAGGCGACGTTCATGCCGAAGCCGTTCTCGGAGCACCCGGGCTCGGGCATGCACACCCACCTCTCCCTCTTCGAGGGCGACCGGAACGCGTTCTACGAGTCGGGCTCGGAGTACCAGCTCTCCAAGGTCGGCCGCTCCTTCATCGCGGGCCTGCTCAAGCACTCCGCGGAGATCTCGGCGGTCACCAACCAGTGGGTCAACTCCTACAAGCGCATCTGGGGCGGCTCGGAGCGCACGGCGGGCGCCGGCGGCGAGGCCCCCTCGTACATCTGCTGGGGCCACAACAACCGCAGCGCCCTGGTCCGCGTCCCGATGTACAAGCCCGGCAAGACCGGCTCCGCCCGTATCGAGGTCCGCTCGATCGACTCCGGCGCCAACCCCTACCTGGCCTACGCCGTCCTCCTGGCGGCCGGCCTCAAGGGCATCGAGGAGGGCTACGAGCTCCCGCCCGGCGCCGAGGACGACGTCTGGGCCCTCTCCGACGCCGAGCGCCGCGCGATGGGCATCGAACCCCTCCCGCAGAACCTCGGCGAGGCCCTGACCCTGATGGAACGCAGCGACCTGGTCGCCGAGACCCTGGGCGAGCACGTCTTCGACTTCTTCCTGCGCAACAAGCGCCAGGAGTGGGAGGAGTACCGCTCCGAGGTCACCGCCTTCGAGCTGCGGAAGAACCTGCCGGTGCTGTAG
- a CDS encoding VOC family protein, whose protein sequence is MDMSLEVILMPVSDVDRAKEFYRDKVGFHVDLDGEVMPGVRIVQLTPPGSGCSIALVDGLQIPTGTPQPGTYHGMQLCVTDAKAAYEELTARGLDVTEPQSFGPQDGATFMYFKDPDGNGWAIQEYRRREAEPLHKVLADLAGQRGQ, encoded by the coding sequence ATGGACATGAGCCTCGAGGTGATCCTGATGCCGGTCTCCGACGTGGACCGGGCCAAGGAGTTCTACCGGGACAAGGTCGGTTTCCACGTGGATCTCGACGGCGAGGTGATGCCGGGCGTCCGGATCGTCCAGCTGACCCCGCCGGGCTCGGGCTGTTCGATCGCGCTCGTCGACGGCCTCCAGATCCCCACGGGCACCCCGCAGCCGGGCACGTACCACGGCATGCAGCTGTGTGTGACGGACGCGAAGGCGGCGTACGAGGAGCTGACCGCCCGCGGCCTGGACGTCACCGAGCCGCAGTCCTTCGGCCCCCAGGACGGCGCCACGTTCATGTACTTCAAGGACCCGGACGGCAACGGCTGGGCCATCCAGGAGTACCGGCGCCGGGAGGCCGAGCCCCTGCACAAGGTGCTGGCCGACCTCGCCGGGCAGCGGGGCCAGTGA
- a CDS encoding pyridoxamine 5'-phosphate oxidase family protein has translation MTHDEPQTRLDERYSEPTATATPWSQASALLESAELFWISTVRPDGRPHVTPLPAVWSRDALHFCTGPEERKALNLAANPQVVLTTGTNTWNKGYDLVVEGEAVRVTDDGRLRALAAGWEAKYGEFWHFEVREGCFHHGGGSALVFSVAPRTVFGFGKGEPFSQTRWRF, from the coding sequence ATGACTCACGACGAACCACAGACCCGGCTGGACGAGCGCTACAGCGAGCCGACCGCCACGGCGACCCCCTGGTCACAGGCCTCCGCGCTGCTGGAGTCGGCCGAACTGTTCTGGATCTCGACGGTACGGCCGGACGGGCGCCCGCATGTGACCCCGCTGCCGGCGGTCTGGTCGCGGGACGCCCTGCATTTCTGCACGGGTCCCGAGGAGCGCAAGGCCCTGAACCTCGCGGCGAACCCGCAGGTCGTGCTGACGACCGGGACGAACACCTGGAACAAGGGGTACGACCTGGTCGTGGAGGGCGAGGCGGTACGGGTCACCGACGACGGCCGGCTGCGTGCGCTGGCGGCCGGGTGGGAGGCGAAGTACGGCGAGTTCTGGCACTTCGAGGTCCGGGAGGGGTGTTTCCACCACGGCGGGGGAAGCGCTCTGGTCTTCTCAGTAGCGCCGCGCACGGTTTTCGGCTTCGGTAAGGGGGAGCCGTTCAGCCAGACGCGGTGGCGGTTCTGA